CGAGCCACGACCACCGAAGACGTGGGAGCCGAGCGCAGGTACCCAGCTGCCGGTGCTGTTCACCGATGGGACTGCTGGAACCCTGCTGCACGAGCTCGTCGGGCATCTGGTCGAATCGGACCTCGTGGCGAACGGCGCGTCGCCGCTGTCAGGGCTCATGGGGGCCACGATCGCACCGACAACCCTCGACGTCTGCGACGATCCGACGCGCAGGGACCTTCCCGGCTCTTTCGATCACGATGACGAGGGAGTTGCAGCGAAACCGCTATCCCTTGTGGAATCCGGCCGGCTGAACGGTTTTTTGTGCGATCGGGAAGGCAGTGCCCGGCTCGATAGCTCTCCCGGGCGCGGACGTCGTTCCGTCTGGAGCAAACTACCGGTAACCCGGCAATCGAACCTGGTCATCAAGCCGGGAGAGTGCCTCACGGAGGAACTGGAGGGCGGTCTCGATCACGCGCTCGTCGTCACTCGCGTCGGCGGCGCGATGGTGGATCCGAATTCGTCGAGGACCGTGGTGCGAGTCGAGCGTGGCTGGGAGGTTCGGCACGGCCGTCGTCGACGTCCGCTCGCGCCGTGCGAGTTGACCGGCAGCGCTCTCGAACTTCTTGCCAACATCGACTCCAGAATCGGCTCCCATCCAGTGGCCGATTGGCGGCTGGGATGGTGCGTCAAGGATGGCGTGCCGCTGCCCACCGGATCCGAGGCTCCCGCCATGCTCGTCAACAGGCTCGAGGTCCTTTGATGGGTGTGCGGGACTACGTCGACCGCTTGAATGCCGCAGCCGAAGCTGCTCGGATCGAGCTCGACTATCGACCCGTCGGCCGCTGGGAGTTCTTCGCCAAAGCTTCCCTCACCCGCGAGGTGGAGGTCGCACCCGGCAACCCCCTCAAGACTGTCAATGTCGACGAGACCGGCGTGGCGGTGCGTTCCTTCAGGGATGGTCGGTGCGGCTTCGCTTCCGCCTCGGGTCTCGGGAGCGATCCCTCAAGACGCGCCGTAGAAGGTGCAATGGCCACTGAAATGCCGGTGTCGGTCGATCCGCTGCCACCGGAACGCATGCTCGGTATCAACAGCGTTCGGACGGCACGGACCCAGCCGCCGCCCGGCTGGGCAGGTCACATCGGGGAGGAGCTCGACAGGGCCGTCTCCACTCTCGGCAACGGCCATATCCGATTTCGTCGAACGGTCATCCAGGAAGGCGCATATGCCTGGATCCTGGCAACTTCGGATGGGTGGGTGGCCCGTCACGAGGACTCTCTGAGCTCGGTTCTGGTCGAGGTCGAACTCGTTGGAGAACGGAGCGGTATATGGCGCGACTGGATCCACATTCCTGATCCGGCCGCCTTCGATCTGGAAGCCGCTGCAGCGCAGTTCTCGGATCGTGCTCTTCTGACCAAAAGTAAGATCACCACTGACTCGGGTCTCCGCGATCTCATACTCCACCCGGAAGTCTCGTCCCAGCTGCTGGCTGCCATCTCTCCTTTTTTCCTCTCGACTGCCGACACGGATGATCAACTGCCTCTGGTCATCGACCGGAACGGCGCCCTCGCCGCGCCCGCCCTCACACTGGTAGACGATCGCACCGACCCGGACGCACCGGTCACCGGTCCGTGCGACGGCGAGGGGCTGCCGGCACGGCGCACGCTGCTGGTCGAGGAGGGCGTGCCGCGCCACCGCCTCGCGAGCCACCGGGACGCCGTGCGCCATGGTGAACCTTCACGCGGTGGTGCACTCAGGATTTCATATCGGGATTACCCGGAGACCGGTATCGCCAATCTGAAGGTCGTTACCAGGGACGGTGTCGCCGCGGCCGATCTCCTCGGTTCAGCAGACCACGCGCTGTATCTGCTGCGTCCGCTCGCACCGATCAGTATCGAGGCCTCCACCGACAGCTATCGGATCATCGCGTCCGGCGTATGGCTGGACGGTCACAGGGTATGTGGCTGGCATCCCGTAGTCGAACTCCGTGGCAGTCTCGGCCGACTGCTCCGTCGGATCGAGGCTGTCGGCACCGATCGCCGATGGTTCCAGACCAGCCGCGGATTCATTGCGGCGCCCTCGATGCTGATCCGCCATCAATCGGTGATCGGATAACGTAGCCCCAGATTTGGGATTTGGGACTTCGTATTTGGGAATTTGGCACCGGATGAATTCACACCTCGAAAGAGTCCCTTTTCTGGCTTGCGGCGAACGCTCAAAACCCGCGAAATGCTGTTGTGTTTGACGTTCTTGTGATATCTTGTGTCGTCTTTGGCTTTGGAGGCGTGGATGGAAGTGGGCATCATGGGACTGGCGGCAAGCGGAAAGTCGACCGTGTTCGGTCTGCTCACCGGTCAGGATCCGCAAGCACCGAACTGCGGTCACGGCTGCGTTCGGATTGGAATTGCCAGGGTTCCAGACCCCCGGCTCGAAGCGCTCAGCGAAATGTACCAGCCGGACAAGACCACGCCGGCGTCGGTTCGCTATGTGGACGTGCCTGGCATCCCCGACGAGCACCGTCAGGAAGCGACGTTCAACCTCCCGGAGTTACGTTCGGTCGACGCGTTGATGGTGGTTTTGAGGGCTTTTTCGGATCACGCGGTGGCCCACCCAACGGGTTCGATCGACCCTCTCCGTGATCTCAATTTCATAGAGGAAGAATTCATTCTCCAGGATCTTCTGGTTGTCGAACGTCGCCTCGATCGCATCCACCGCGACCTCAGGAAGCGCCGGGTGGCGGAGCTCGAACAGGAGGCCGGGGTGCTCGAGCACTGCCGGTCGGTGCTCGACGACGGAAGGCCGCTTCGAGGTGAATCTTTCAGTCAGCAGGACGAG
The window above is part of the Acidobacteriota bacterium genome. Proteins encoded here:
- a CDS encoding TldD/PmbA family protein, encoding MTPAATPLDPEWMQLLSDRCAELRGGGARFEDLYIEQRLEIRAARTSNDFDVAWCRLEGAAARWRSPTRTILHARTGLSPHFLGELLGRQADRVALPPLRPTQPAEMNSPRGWLDWARQVASRVAPAPSVIRFISRRAAVIRSDGWVGISTPPLVHVERTGDQPVALLAVWGHPQLAHWLSQFLEPRPPKTWEPSAGTQLPVLFTDGTAGTLLHELVGHLVESDLVANGASPLSGLMGATIAPTTLDVCDDPTRRDLPGSFDHDDEGVAAKPLSLVESGRLNGFLCDREGSARLDSSPGRGRRSVWSKLPVTRQSNLVIKPGECLTEELEGGLDHALVVTRVGGAMVDPNSSRTVVRVERGWEVRHGRRRRPLAPCELTGSALELLANIDSRIGSHPVADWRLGWCVKDGVPLPTGSEAPAMLVNRLEVL
- a CDS encoding YchF family ATPase; this translates as MEVGIMGLAASGKSTVFGLLTGQDPQAPNCGHGCVRIGIARVPDPRLEALSEMYQPDKTTPASVRYVDVPGIPDEHRQEATFNLPELRSVDALMVVLRAFSDHAVAHPTGSIDPLRDLNFIEEEFILQDLLVVERRLDRIHRDLRKRRVAELEQEAGVLEHCRSVLDDGRPLRGESFSQQDERILRGFTFLSLKPMLVLLNVSENLVSDDPFSDPRWKAWADRPQMVFSHVSAKLESELAQLEGSEAADFMAEFGITDRALDRVIRESYRLLGSISFFTVGSDECRAWSIRTETPAVEAGGVIHSDIKRGFIRAEVVPCDALLEAGSLSACRQQGALRLEGKTYPVQDGEVVHFRFNV